The following coding sequences are from one Chthonomonadales bacterium window:
- a CDS encoding anaerobic sulfatase maturase, with protein MPQSPRAFHVMTKPIGPICNLDCKYCFYLEKETLYPGNRRWEMPDDVLERYVREYIEQQDVPDIHFAWQGGEPTLLGVRYFHRVVELQRRYAGGKRVHNALQTNGTLLDDQWGRFLHENRFLVGLSVDGPEDLHDAYRVDRRGRPSFADAMRGLDVLKRHHVEFNTLTVVNRLNARRPLDVYRFLKRIGSGFLQFIPLVERASSAPAVGGLRLAEPPHLDAPEPQGDEPAVTEWSVDARDYGEFLVTIFEEWVRKDVGRVFVQMFDVALGNWAGAGSSLCVFAETCGQGLAMEHNGDLYACDHYVYPEHRLGNVRDTSLGDMVASERQVRFGLDKRDTLPRQCRECSVRFACHGECPKHRFVRTVDGEPGLNYLCPAYKRFFTHIAPHMRTMVDLLRVGRAPAEIMRLIAASERTPQRAAGRNDPCPCGSGRKYKACCLRGGL; from the coding sequence ATGCCGCAATCCCCCCGGGCCTTTCACGTGATGACCAAGCCGATCGGGCCGATCTGTAACCTCGACTGCAAGTACTGCTTCTACCTGGAGAAGGAGACCCTCTATCCCGGCAACCGACGCTGGGAGATGCCGGACGATGTGCTGGAGCGCTACGTGCGCGAGTACATTGAGCAGCAGGACGTGCCCGACATCCACTTCGCCTGGCAGGGCGGCGAGCCGACGCTCCTGGGCGTGCGCTACTTCCACCGCGTCGTCGAGCTTCAGCGGCGCTACGCCGGGGGCAAGCGCGTCCACAATGCGCTGCAGACTAATGGCACGCTCCTCGACGACCAGTGGGGTCGCTTCCTGCATGAGAACCGGTTCCTGGTTGGCCTCAGCGTCGATGGCCCGGAGGACCTGCACGACGCCTACCGCGTGGATAGGCGCGGGAGGCCAAGCTTCGCCGACGCGATGCGGGGTCTGGACGTGCTCAAGCGCCACCACGTCGAGTTCAACACGCTCACCGTCGTGAACCGCCTGAACGCCCGCCGGCCGCTCGACGTATACCGCTTCCTCAAGCGCATCGGGTCGGGCTTCCTCCAGTTCATCCCCCTCGTCGAGCGGGCCTCGTCCGCGCCGGCCGTCGGCGGGCTGCGCCTCGCCGAGCCGCCGCATCTCGACGCGCCCGAGCCGCAGGGCGACGAGCCCGCCGTGACCGAGTGGAGCGTCGACGCGCGAGACTACGGCGAGTTCCTGGTCACGATCTTCGAGGAATGGGTCCGTAAGGATGTGGGGCGCGTCTTCGTGCAGATGTTCGACGTGGCGCTCGGTAACTGGGCGGGGGCGGGCTCATCGCTCTGCGTCTTCGCCGAGACGTGCGGCCAGGGGCTGGCGATGGAGCACAACGGGGACCTGTACGCGTGCGACCATTACGTCTACCCGGAGCACCGGCTGGGCAACGTGCGCGACACGTCGCTCGGCGACATGGTCGCCTCGGAACGCCAGGTGCGCTTCGGCCTGGACAAGCGCGACACGCTGCCCCGCCAGTGCCGCGAGTGCTCGGTGCGCTTCGCCTGCCACGGCGAGTGCCCAAAACACCGTTTCGTGCGCACGGTGGATGGGGAGCCCGGCCTGAACTACCTCTGCCCTGCCTACAAGCGCTTCTTCACGCACATCGCTCCGCACATGCGAACGATGGTGGACCTGCTTCGCGTTGGTCGAGCTCCGGCGGAGATCATGAGGTTGATCGCGGCGAGCGAGCGGACGCCTCAGCGCGCTGCCGGACGCAACGATCCGTGCCCCTGCGGCAGCGGCCGCAAGTACAAGGCCTGTTGCCTACGCGGCGGCCTCTGA
- a CDS encoding HAMP domain-containing histidine kinase: MNQDVLAYVTAGLYWCLIGCWSVILVFYWREHRRLTALSPMVGTMLVVVFLDGARTLLENMYFGTWYTARTNLLPHELFETLAEPQLVLVPKLLNLLSALTIIAVLVRKWFPNLAVEMERQRRTEQFYGELQTAHTELKAAEEARDGLTDMIVHDMRTPLTNVITGLQTVQGLGLTSDLKGELVDSAIAGANRLLEMVNDLLDISKLEAGMMPIDSRPVPVAEVMDEAESLVEALAREKSLTVRREVSPAIGEGVARADRELLLRVLVNLLGNAVKFTPEGGAVTLKAARGADGMIRVAVADTGPGIPEEARARIFDKFHQLKNGGGNGGASTGLGLTFCRMAVDAQGGTIGVDSQVGAGSEFWFTLPAAETSEAAA, translated from the coding sequence ATGAACCAGGACGTGCTGGCCTACGTGACGGCGGGACTCTACTGGTGCCTGATCGGGTGCTGGTCCGTGATTCTGGTGTTCTACTGGCGCGAGCATCGACGGCTCACGGCGCTCAGCCCGATGGTCGGCACCATGCTGGTCGTCGTGTTCCTGGACGGCGCCCGCACGCTGCTCGAGAACATGTACTTCGGCACCTGGTACACAGCGCGCACCAACCTGCTCCCCCATGAGCTGTTCGAGACGCTGGCCGAGCCGCAACTCGTGCTGGTTCCCAAGCTTCTGAACCTTCTCTCGGCGCTCACGATCATCGCCGTGCTGGTGCGCAAGTGGTTCCCGAACCTGGCCGTGGAAATGGAGCGGCAGCGCCGAACCGAGCAGTTCTACGGCGAGTTGCAGACGGCCCATACGGAACTGAAGGCCGCCGAGGAGGCGCGCGACGGCCTGACGGACATGATCGTGCACGACATGCGCACCCCGCTCACCAACGTGATAACAGGCCTACAGACCGTCCAGGGCCTCGGGCTGACATCGGACCTCAAAGGCGAGCTCGTCGATAGTGCGATCGCCGGAGCGAACCGGCTGCTGGAGATGGTGAACGACCTTCTAGACATCAGCAAGCTGGAGGCGGGCATGATGCCCATCGACTCGCGGCCGGTGCCCGTGGCCGAGGTGATGGACGAGGCGGAGTCGCTGGTGGAGGCGCTGGCGCGCGAGAAGAGCCTGACTGTGCGGCGCGAGGTGAGCCCCGCCATCGGCGAGGGCGTGGCGCGCGCTGACCGCGAGCTGCTCCTGCGGGTGCTGGTGAACTTGCTCGGCAACGCGGTGAAGTTCACGCCCGAGGGCGGCGCCGTCACCCTCAAGGCGGCGCGCGGCGCCGACGGCATGATCCGCGTGGCCGTGGCCGACACCGGGCCGGGAATTCCCGAGGAGGCGAGGGCCCGCATCTTCGATAAGTTCCACCAGCTCAAGAACGGGGGCGGCAACGGAGGCGCCTCGACGGGCCTGGGGCTCACCTTCTGTCGTATGGCCGTTGACGCGCAGGGGGGCACGATCGGCGTCGACAGCCAGGTGGGCGCCGGGAGCGAGTTCTGGTTCACGCTGCCGGCGGCAGAGACGTCAGAGGCCGCCGCGTAG
- a CDS encoding SMP-30/gluconolactonase/LRE family protein, translating into MTEPVVVADYACQTGECPTWHPTERRLYWADIPRGRMYFHDPATGKSEQVYQGDAVGGIAVQADGSLLLFQSRGVVRAWHHGRLEIIVDEIGAQHRSRFNDVAADPEGRVYAGTMPSPDHLGSLYLLDTRGSVREVVGGVGEANGSGFSLDLRTFYFTDTRARRIYAYDYARATGDLTARRSFAEVPEGDGVPDGLAIDEEGFVWSARWGAGSIVRLDPAGREAQRIHLPAPKISSMAFGGPDMADLYVTSGGGDRRDEDGPLAGALFRVRPGVRGGPVYLSRVCE; encoded by the coding sequence ATGACGGAACCCGTGGTCGTCGCCGACTACGCCTGCCAGACCGGGGAATGCCCGACGTGGCATCCGACCGAGCGGCGCCTCTACTGGGCCGACATACCCCGAGGGCGGATGTACTTCCACGATCCGGCCACCGGCAAATCCGAGCAGGTCTACCAGGGCGACGCGGTGGGCGGCATCGCGGTGCAGGCCGACGGCTCGCTGCTCCTGTTCCAGTCGCGCGGAGTCGTGCGCGCATGGCACCACGGACGCCTCGAGATCATCGTCGACGAGATCGGCGCCCAGCACCGCTCCCGCTTCAACGACGTAGCGGCTGACCCGGAGGGCCGCGTGTACGCAGGCACGATGCCGTCACCCGATCATCTTGGCAGCCTCTACCTGCTTGACACCCGTGGGAGCGTGCGGGAGGTAGTTGGCGGAGTCGGTGAGGCGAACGGATCCGGGTTCTCCCTGGACCTGCGAACCTTCTACTTCACGGACACACGGGCGCGGCGCATCTACGCCTACGACTACGCCCGCGCGACGGGCGATCTGACGGCGCGGCGCTCCTTCGCGGAGGTGCCGGAGGGCGATGGGGTCCCGGACGGCCTGGCCATCGACGAGGAGGGCTTCGTCTGGTCGGCTCGATGGGGCGCTGGCAGCATCGTGCGGCTTGACCCGGCCGGGCGCGAGGCGCAGCGCATCCACCTGCCCGCGCCGAAGATATCGAGCATGGCGTTCGGCGGCCCAGACATGGCGGACCTCTACGTCACCAGCGGCGGCGGTGACAGGCGCGACGAGGACGGCCCTCTGGCCGGCGCTCTCTTTCGCGTGCGGCCGGGCGTGCGTGGCGGCCCCGTCTACCTCTCGCGGGTCTGCGAGTGA